A window of Candidatus Nanopelagicales bacterium genomic DNA:
TGAGCGGGTTCTTGATCACCACACTTCTACTCGAACAATTCGAACGAACTGGGGCAATCAATTTCAAGAATTTTTATCTTGGACGAGTCCGCCGCCTATTCCCTGCACTCATCGCTTTACTTATTGTAGTTGCGATTGCCTGCACATTCATTTACCAAGACGCTGCACACAAAACAGCAAGCGACATCGTCGCTTCCGCGTTATATGTCAATAACTGGTGGTACATCATCGGTGACACCTCGTACTTCGACTTCATCGCTCGACCTCCATTACTCAAACACCTGTGGTCATTAGCCGTTGAAGAACAGTTCTACTTTGTTTGGCCCATCATCGCCTTCACCTTGATGCGCATTTGGCGCAGGCGTGGAGTGCTCATTGCTTCCCTCGTACTCGCAGCGCTTTCGACTATTTGGATGCTCTATCTCTCCTTGCAACATGGGTATCCCGAACTCGCCGATCCAAGCCGGGTCTACTTCGGCACTGATTCGCACGCAATGGGCCTGCTCATTGGTGCAGCCTTGGCCAGCGTGTGGCGCCCAGGCATGGTGCAAGCCATTGTTAACCGCACTACTCGTGACGGGCTCACGGTCATTGGTCTAGCGACTCTCGCTGCTCTTCTCTTGTTCTATTTCACCGTCGGTGAATTCACGCCATGGCTCTATCGCGGCGGTTTCCTTGCTCTGGCCCTTGTTGTTGCTCTGCTGATCGTTATCTCCAGCCACCCCGGCACAAATTTCGGCCGCGCACTGGGCACTCAACCCTGGCGGTATATCGGACAACGCTCGTACGGCCTGTACTTATGGCACTGGCCAATTTTCGCGGTGACCAGGCCTGAACTCGATACCTCACTCACCGGCGTTTGGTTGCTGGTCCTTCGGCTGGCGCTGACTTTTGCCGCTGCAGAACTGAGCTACCGCTTCCTTGAAATGCCAATCCGACGAGGCGTCATCGGCCGAGCATTCAAGAAACTCGAGAGTCCAAATATGCAGGTTCGACAGCGTGCCAGATTTCAGATTATGGGCGCTGCTGTCATGGCCTTCCTCACGCTGGGTGGCTTGGGTATCGCATTTGCAAATACAGCAATGAACACCCAAACCGCTGCAGATGTTGTCGCAGCAGTTGGAAAAGAAAAACGTGTGCGCCTCGATGGGGTTGTGAATCCCACCATCACCGGCATTGGTGATTCAGTGATGCTTGGGGCCAGACCTGTGCTGCGAAAGGAACTGCCTGGAATCGCTATCGATGCCTCAGTATCGAGATTCCCTGGTGGCTTTCTCGGACCTATGCGTCGGTATGAAAGCAAAGGAATGCTTTCCCCCGTAGTGGTAATTCACACAGGCACCAACGGAACACTCACTGAATCGATGACGCGAACGATTCTCAATATCGTGAAGAAACATCAGCGAGTTATCTTGATTAACAACAATGTGCCGCGTAGTTGGCGCGATTCAAATAATGAAGCGATAGCAAAAGTAGCCCCCGACTTTTCAAATGTTGTGATTGCTGATTGGCGTTCAGCTTCGGTAGGCCATCCTGAATATTTCGTATCCGATCACATTCATCTCACGAAAAAAGGAGCGCGTGCCTACGCGAACTTGATTAAAGAAGCACTCAAAGCGCCACTGAAAACAACGAGCTAGAGGTCACTCCAGCGTTCCATCGGCCCGTCCCACTCAAGAGGCAGTGGTGAATTTTGTGGGGCCACGCGAGCCACAATCTCGTTCAGCACCACACGCACTGATTTTTCGCCAACCCATAAGTGACCCGCTCCGGGAACACCGATGACTTCTGCCTGCGCAATGCGCGCAAATCTTTCAATAGCTTCCGGCGGTTGTAGATAGTCATCATTTTCAGGGACCAAGGCCGTCAGCGGTAACCCTGAATCTGCCCAACGATCAAGATCTGAAACGTGCGAAAAGCGCAATGGCGGTGACAATAAAATTGCACCGCACAGGCCCTGTTCTGTTTGACCCTTGATTGCGTGTTTCAAAATCACGTCGGTACCAAATGACCAACCCAAGACCCAAGGCGTGGGTAACCCTTGATCACGCACGAATTCCAAGGCTGCCGCTAAATCCAAACCTTCCGCATTGCCTTCATCGAAGGTTCCTTCGCTCGTGCCATGTGGACTTGTAGTGCCCCGCGTGTTGAAGCGAAGGATGGCAATATTGGCAAGTGCCGGAAGGCGCCAGGCCATCTTGCGCAACACATGACTATCCATGAAACCGCCAGCAGTGGGCAGCGGATGACAACAAACAATTGTTGCTGTGGGTTCCCTATCTATCGGCAGCGCGAGTTCACCTACGAGTGTCAATCCATCGCTGGTGTGCAATGTGATTGGCTCACGTCGAGCGGGGAGTACCGAGTTGGCAACGATTTCTGGCATTCGATCTTCCTTAACGACGAGGTCCACGGTGATGACGTGCAGCCCAACACGGCTTATGCCAATGACGCCGCGCGTCTACTCCGCCAAGATCTTGCGATGGGTAAGCAACGACGTGCGGAGTCGATGGGCGAATCTCGTGATCACATCCAGGGCAACGATAGGTCTTGATGGCAGCTGACCCGGTGACAGTTTGCACTACCCACTCTTCACCGTGAAAGTTTTCAACATCACGATAGGTGAAGAAGGCCGGACGATCCGCATTGCGCTCAGGTTCGCGACGGTGTTTGCGACCCATGACTAAAACAATCGCAAACTTGGATCTTCAGTTCCCTTAAGTGCTTCGTAGTCCAAGACAACACAGCGAATGCCTCGATCTTCAGCGAGCGTGCGCGCTTGCGGTTTGATTTCTTGTGCAGCAAACACCCCGCTCACGGGCGCTAGCAAAGGGTCTCGATTTAAGAGTTCTAGGTAGCGAGTGAGTTGTTCAACGCCATCGATTTCTCCGCGCCGTTTAATTTCGACTGCAACTGATCCGCCCTTGGCGTCTTTGCACATCAGATCAACGGGCCCAATCGCAGTTGGAAATTCGCGACGAACGAGCGACCAATCTTCACCCAACACATTCACGTGAGTTGCGAGCAACACTTGCAGGTGGGCTTCAACACCATCTTTTTGCAAACCTGGATCGATTCCAAGTTCATGCGAGGAATCATGTTGCACTTCATGAATCGTGATGCGTAACTGTTCCCCGGCCTTGTTTTCCGCTAACCAAAGCGCATGGTCTTCGTCAGCTTCTGCTTCTTTTTCTTTCAGCGAGCACGGTGGACTCATCCAGTTCAATGGCTTATATGAACCGCCATCAGCATGGATCAGCACCGAACCGTCAGCCTTGACCATGATCACACGTAGGGCAGAGGGTAAGTGGGCGGTGAGCCGACCAACGTAATCGACCGTACAGGTGGCCACCAAGATTCGCACCCCGTAACCGTACCGATGCATGGGACCAAACGCGGGAGGTGCACCATAGGCGTGTGCCCGCATGGAAAGCCTTTTCCTTCGCCTTCGGACCGATCTTTGCCCTGCTCGCCATCGGTGCCCTGATCTTTATCTTGCGGTGGGCATTTTCGCGTGGTTCTTCACTGATTGCGGCCCCGCCCAAACCAGGCACGAGCGACGAATATGGGCTTCTTGTCGCTGTATCAGTTCCGGGCACGTACATTGAAGGTGAAATTCAGCGACGGCAACTTGAAGATGCCGGGGTCCGTGCCACCCTGACGAACACTCTTGATGGTCCACGCGTGATGGTGTGGCCTGCGGATCTCGAACAGGCTCAGGCAATACTCAGAATGCCTTAACCCGGTTCGTCTACTCTCATAATCTGCGCTCCTAGCCGCACGAGATCAGGAACGAAACCAGAATACCCACGGTCAATATGCGAAACGCCGTACACCGTTGTCGTACCCTCAGCAACTAAACCTGCCAGAACCAAACCTGCGCCCGCACGAATATCAGTGGCTTCCACAGGAGCGCCTGACAGTTCGATTCGCCCACGCACCAATGCGTGGTGCCCATCCGTGCGCACATCCGCCCCCAAGCGAGCCAGCTCTTGCACAAACCGGAATCGCGCTTCGAAAAGATTCTCGGTAACCAGAGCCGCACCTTCAGCGATGGCGTTGAGCGCGATGAACTGAGGCTGCAAATCCGTTGGGAATCCTGGGTATGGAAGCGTGACAATGTCGACAGACTTTGGTCGTTCATTCATGACTACTCGGAATCCATCTTCGACGTCAGTAATCACCGCACCTGCGGTTGCAAGCTTTTCTAACGCAATTTGCAGATGCTCAGGCTTGGCATTGTGAATCGTGATGTCGCCCTGAGTGATTGCTGCTGCGACAGCCCAAGTACCGGCAACAATGCGATCAGGAACAGTTCGATGAGTCACCGCATGTAATTGCGACACACCCTCAATTGTCAAAGTTGAAGACCCAATTCCTGAAATCTGCGCACCCATTTCATTGAGCATCGTGCAGATATCAACAATTTCCGGTTCACGCGCAACGTT
This region includes:
- a CDS encoding acyltransferase family protein translates to MATSPTSSDLVRSGPQTPWRLDRGRASGEMGYLPGLDGIRAVAVIGVLLYHADLGFLPGGFLGVDVFFVLSGFLITTLLLEQFERTGAINFKNFYLGRVRRLFPALIALLIVVAIACTFIYQDAAHKTASDIVASALYVNNWWYIIGDTSYFDFIARPPLLKHLWSLAVEEQFYFVWPIIAFTLMRIWRRRGVLIASLVLAALSTIWMLYLSLQHGYPELADPSRVYFGTDSHAMGLLIGAALASVWRPGMVQAIVNRTTRDGLTVIGLATLAALLLFYFTVGEFTPWLYRGGFLALALVVALLIVISSHPGTNFGRALGTQPWRYIGQRSYGLYLWHWPIFAVTRPELDTSLTGVWLLVLRLALTFAAAELSYRFLEMPIRRGVIGRAFKKLESPNMQVRQRARFQIMGAAVMAFLTLGGLGIAFANTAMNTQTAADVVAAVGKEKRVRLDGVVNPTITGIGDSVMLGARPVLRKELPGIAIDASVSRFPGGFLGPMRRYESKGMLSPVVVIHTGTNGTLTESMTRTILNIVKKHQRVILINNNVPRSWRDSNNEAIAKVAPDFSNVVIADWRSASVGHPEYFVSDHIHLTKKGARAYANLIKEALKAPLKTTS
- the nucS gene encoding endonuclease NucS — protein: MRILVATCTVDYVGRLTAHLPSALRVIMVKADGSVLIHADGGSYKPLNWMSPPCSLKEKEAEADEDHALWLAENKAGEQLRITIHEVQHDSSHELGIDPGLQKDGVEAHLQVLLATHVNVLGEDWSLVRREFPTAIGPVDLMCKDAKGGSVAVEIKRRGEIDGVEQLTRYLELLNRDPLLAPVSGVFAAQEIKPQARTLAEDRGIRCVVLDYEALKGTEDPSLRLF
- the murA gene encoding UDP-N-acetylglucosamine 1-carboxyvinyltransferase — protein: MELLSVVGGGRLVGEVRVTGAKNSVLKLMAAALLAEGTTTLLDVPDILDVEIMAELLRRLGCEVTHDQAEGIVAITVPAVLDHRADYDLVRRMRASICVLGPLLARCGAAEVALPGGDNIGSRGLDMHVEGLIKLGAHAVNEHGYLIASSDKRLHGESVYLDFPSVGATETILMAAVTAEGTTVIDNVAREPEIVDICTMLNEMGAQISGIGSSTLTIEGVSQLHAVTHRTVPDRIVAGTWAVAAAITQGDITIHNAKPEHLQIALEKLATAGAVITDVEDGFRVVMNERPKSVDIVTLPYPGFPTDLQPQFIALNAIAEGAALVTENLFEARFRFVQELARLGADVRTDGHHALVRGRIELSGAPVEATDIRAGAGLVLAGLVAEGTTTVYGVSHIDRGYSGFVPDLVRLGAQIMRVDEPG